agaagtccaagttgcattggaaaataataataaattaattccatgcatataggataaaaatagataattctttaatttattcaagaaaaggctcttttcaatgcaactgaacttctttttctgaaaagctttgagttccaattttagagaataattcaataattcaattaaattgcttttctgatttcaagttctaaatttagaaaaagaaataatatgtcaagtttgatttctctctcaattcaattctttttttttgttttattttcaattcaactctttgtaataaattaattcatcttttgtaataaattaatcctttttgcatgattgaatggcaaatttattaattaattaaatatgcaaggatatttaataaattaataaaatgggataattgatcaaaatgatatttttggaaatgatttgattaattaaataaatatttaattaatattgagtagttgatttgccatgtgatttttgataattaaagaattaataatgtgctcaagattgatttaattgcctttgattaggaccttggtgatgttgtcaagattaggggcccatggtttagatgaccaattttagggtattacatataGAGGTTGTGCATAAGACTTTGAATCATCCCCTGTCCACTGATTCTTTATACCCTACTCTGCTTGCTTTGGGGTTGATACTTActtgtaatgaaaaatagtagctTTGATGTATTCCATACACTGTACATCAATTGTATTTGAAGGATGCTCTTTCTGGAATATGTGTGCTTATGTGGCTTATTGTTGTTATGACTGAGTGTATATGATCTTCTTGACTGAGATAACTTTCTAACTGTAATTTCAATGAAATTGATGGGACCTTTTGTTCATTGTGATCATTTGAGACCTTTAAAAAATTTCTATTTATGTTTGATGCTTCTATTTATGGTTTTCTCTAATAGTTGTAGATTTTGAACATCCCTACTATGACTTCTATTTTTGTATGTGGGCTTCTAACAAATTCACTGTTCTTTGATTGACAATCTTTGTTATTATCACTATGGAGGATTGTTATAATTATCCCATGACTGCTCCTTGATTGAGAATCTCTATGGCTGCATTTTGGAAATCTGGGCACCATCTCTGTTATGTGATTATATTCTTCCTCAGGGTGATTGATCTTACTATCATGGTTGTTAAATCTACACTTAGAGTATTATGTCTCTAGGTCTTTGATATTATCCTTTGATGATTTGTTGGTCATTTTTCTTTATGACTAGCTTAGGTCTCAATCTATGGAAGCTTCTCATAATACATATAATACCCTTGTGATGAGGCTGTATCTATGTCTGGACACCCTTTGGTAGTTGTCTATACCTTTCATCTCTCTATTTGGAGCCTTCAATCTTTGAAGTCTGCATTTTTAACAATGAATGCATTGGTTGTCTCTTTGTTGTAACAATCACTCTTGACATTATAATCAATAACCTTGTCCTTATCAACATATATGATTATTGATTATTGGTATGATGACTAATTATGAACATACATTTCATGACAAATATACCTTTTTATGATTGCTAAAAACCATCTCTGTATTACTGTTAAGATAAATGGAGTCTCTTGGTGGATATAGTATTTAGTTTGAGATACTTGCATATATTTAATATAACTTCACCATGGTTGTGACTGGGATTGTCTTAAAGATCTGTATATACATGTCTCTATATTAGACTTAACAATCTCTAAGGATTTCATTGACTGTGATTTCAAGCTTTATAGGCTCTCTTCAAGACTGTTTACTCTGAGAGTCAACTTTCTATGTTGGCACAGGCTATTTTAGTCACGATTGATATTTCTAATTGTCTTTCAATTCTTGTACCATTGATTGTTATAACCATCTATGTCTTTAGTGATGGCTCTGTACTCTTTAATATCAATTCTTTCATCATAATGGATAGTTTTGTTTACTGTTATGGCTGATCTGAGATTGCTTTATACTATACAAGGACCCTTACCAGCTCTAGGAATATCTATGATGTTGCTCTATATATCTAGGCTActttatatattgcaacaatattatCAAGAATTGGACTGCAAATGGACCACAAATTTTAACATATGTTGTTTGGTCTACAATATTGACTATTATAACTAGACTTTATTATTGGAGCTTGAATACAAACTTCTTAGAATTTTACCTTTATCTTACTGTCATAATCATGCTTAACTTGTCTATACTTGTTGTAGGTGCTCCTTGGATAATTCAAAGAGATCACAGTTATTGTCTTTTCGGTTGAaaactatttttttcacatcatattCCTATGCTTTGAACTGATAAAGAATTTAGAAAAACTACAAACTGGGTTTCTGCAATTTCATTGGGTTTTTTGTCTCGAATCTCTCTAATTTTTGTGAAAAATTTAGCCAAATTGACATTTGGTTTGTTTAGAAATGATGGAATCAGTGTAAGTGTATCATGTATTTGATTACTTGATGATTCTTATACTGATAAATACCTTTGATAGTTGTTGGGTGTTCTTTGACTGTGACTAATCTTATTGTGACAATCATCCTTCTGGTCTTTAAAACATGAAATCTATCTTTGAGCAATGACCATGGCTCTGGCTGCAACATCCCACTATTTCATTATAGAAGATCGTTGATGCCTTATTATTGCAAATCCATTGTCTCTTCTTACTTTACTCCTATGAATATGACCGTTGATAGACTTGTAAATCTGCTCTGTCTTGTTTTATGGCTTAATTGAGGATGTACTTTAAAGTACTGTTACCTCTAATATCTCCTTAACTCTTATGGAGATAGTTGTAATCACTCTACAAATATATCCTTTCTATGCTCTTATCATTCTTTGATTATTCACTAATATTCTTGTTGAATGCACTTGTACTGAAAGTTTTATTCGCTTGTGCCTATACAGTCACTATCTAGAACAATGGTGTTGCTTTGATAAAGCTTCAAATTATCATTAAATCTTGTGTTTGTAGTTGCTCTGTTGTTGTCACTTCTTGGAGCTGCTACTATTAACTTGGTTACTTTCTATCCTATAGACTACTCATTGATCATTAAATGGCTATGTGTCATGACCCTATGTTGTCATTTCACTATTTAATGTATATGAAGACCATGTTCTTGTTGCTTTGTGGCTATGAGCTTTAAGCCTATGAAAATGTTCAATTGGCCTTTGATGGCTCTAAGCTTCGAAGGTTCCTCACTAATTGTAAATGACTTTGCTACTGTCACCTTCATGTTGCTCCTTATCCTCTTTCATGTGCTCATTTAGACATGATTGTCACATATATTgatgtttgaattgatttgatactttgacaatatatttttcaaaatcaTGGCTTTTCTTCAATATCTGGTGCATTTACaattatttattgttgttgtagGTGCATATACATTGTTCTTTTGACTGCAACTAGACTATGATAGTAACCTCTATATGACAACAAATTTTGCAAACCTGTCAATGTACATACCTAAAGTTGCTTCTATTTGTTAACTTTTTGTCCTTAGATAGAGTCTAGGACTAGTTTGTTATTTCTGTGATTAGAAGCTTTGTAAAAAGATACCTTGACTGAAATTTTCTGCTTTGGGATTGCATTCAGGATGTTGTGTTCATTATTACTTTACTGATTGCAATAATAGTGATCCTTTCTTTCATTGCTTCTCTATATCGTAAGAGTCACTCTTAGTTGTCATGTATTAAATCTGGCAGGAAGAATCTAAATATTGTCCTTCAGATGCACATGAGGTTGCTATAGTGCTTGATCATTATTTCTTTTTAGTAGGTTGTTCTGCGATTTGATTATTAACACCTATATAGGTCATTAATCAAAAGCATAAATATGATCACCTTGTGAAGGTTGGGTTTAATAGTCCTTTTCTACATTTCTTTTGGTTCATGCATTGCTATGGATACTTGGGCTATCACAAAAATTCATTCACTGTCAAATAAGTCTAATAGCTACCTTTGATCTTAattgtaacattattcttttttgAAAGTGTTGTTGAAATGCATTTGTATATAAGACTTGTTAAGATATCAAATACTCCTTGATTTTGATAGAGTTAATTCACAATGATTCATTTCTCCCTGTCTCATAGTGATTCATTGCTTTGCTGGTTATGATCGCTGCTTATTGTGACTCATGTTTCTATTGAACTTTACATTATCACCGTACACCACACATGTCACTATTTTTAATGCTCATTGGAGTATGCTCTATTATCTTGTTGTATTCATACACTTATGACAATGCAAGTTTATTGTTGATCTACCTTATATGTATTGTCAACTTCATTGTGGTGTTTTGAGATCACTATGCTTTGGAAGTATGTCCTAGCTTCACATGTTCTTACTATTAGAATCTTGTATAATATATGTCTTTGGACCGAGGCATTTCACTCCATTTGGCTCTTGAAGGTGTTGTAGCATGATTATTAGCAAGGGCTTCTATTTACTGTTCATTCAAAGATAGTTTCAACTATGTTCTTTATCATGTCTGTCATTACTTATAATTGGAATGTTGTATGCTTCCTTTTGAGTTTTCTCTTGGTATTTGTGGTTTTCTTTAACATAGTACAATGCTATTATCTATCCCTTGTTACTTTGCTACTCTTTCACACTTCTATGATGGCTCTAGTTACTCGTTGTCTATTGAATAGTCttattcattgttgtatgtgttgtcattgaatgGTACTTTATACTATCATTGAGTGATAATATATGGGACCATGGATACTTTTGCATTCCTTATTTAACAAGATGATTAGAGTCACCTCATGAGTGATGACTGGTATGTTGAggtcaacccttgtgggagcccattttaacccacatacatgataTTATCAAATGAAaacctatatctgcacatgaaacaaacaagttagataaaacatgatacttGCTATTTTCTCATGGTACCTTCTTTCTGCACTGATTCTCTTCTCTCCTGAATCTGATATCTTGATAAATGAAGACATATGTTTTGATATCTCTATTTAGATACACTTTATATTATGTTGAGTTTGAGAATGACAGTATGGTTATCGTCATTTCTCTAATCATCATTTTTAAAATCTCTTGTTGGTACTGATAGACTAGGAGTGGAAGGAGTTGAAAATGGATGAGTGGATGAGTGGATGAAGATCAACCACTTCTTCAAGATCATGCTTCTGTCATCTCATTCTTTCTTCTATTTATATAGTTTTTCTACATATATGTATGAGAATGTATGCCTATAGATTAATTGGCTATTCATGGCTTGTGTGGGAAACTTTACACATTCTTGTAAATAAAAGAGTTATTTCTATGCAATCTTTTTGTTGGCATTTCTTGAAAATTACTTGCATAATGAAATAACTTCAACTTTGAAATCATAATGTGCAAAATTAAagaatttgtaaaaaaaattgtgtacctttcttcaattgcaaTGTGCAAGGCCTCTTTAGGCCACCAAAATTTAACtagtgcaaaattttggtaacggGTAGTAAGACACCTTTGTAACTTTGCAGTGAGTATTTCGACAGTGAACCACCCAACAATGAGctacccttttgtaaacaccatatagctagttatattctcttgagagttaacactcgcaatggtttttcccatttgggtttttcactTATAAAATTCGATATTTCTGTTGTAGCTCTATTTTTCATGTTCATTATGTATTTGTTGTTTCATGTGCGATAAGCATAATTGATGAATTTGATATATCAGCAACAGGTTTAAGTTTTGATAAAGTTCTAGaatctatgggaatattgattcacctcaCCTCTTAGTATTTCAGTCTCTTCAACCAGTCCAACAATTTTTATCAGAGCCTTGGTTTTTTGCttggaagcctaaccgcttgagggagatctatgttggttgaatcatggcacctatGTGAATGATCAGAGAATTCAGTTGGATGAAGACTTAtagacaactcttgaagatttggaaagtgttgaatcagagaatgaggaatcgaaagagaatgtgaaggttgaaaatgaatgtttaCAAAATCTCAGAGAGCAAATCTGGAAATTCAAATTGAGACACaaggaggttaacaatcagttgaattaggcgaatgagactattaaagatcTAATTTAGAATATTGAGAAGGAATAGATGGAGAAAACCCTTGAAGAAACAATCAAGCTAAAGTTTGAGGAATGTGAGAATCTAggacaagaagtgaagaagctgAAGGTAGAAAATAAGATCCTTGATAATAACAAAAACCTCGAAGAATTAATCAGCATGTAGAAAGTTTATTTGGACAAGAACAAAATTGGTTTTCAGCCTGATGAGTATTTAGATCAAAATGATAAAGACAAATGCAAAGAGGTTAAAGCTGAAGTTgagaagaaattagaagatttaGCAAAGACCTGGAATCAAAACTTTAATGCAAGAAGGCCACTAGTTCATCAAACTAATGCGCAAAGGTACCCAtattttaatggttattgttttcaattcAATAAATTTGGACATTCTTGTCATGTACGGTTTATTCTATATATGTGACACATTAAAGGTAATTATAATGAGAAAGGAGAAATTgtcattttaattttctttctcaaATAATTTTGAAGGCTACAAACTATAGAAGAATTCAGTGTTACAGCTGTAAgaagtttggtcataaagaaaatcactaTAGAAACCATGTTGTGAGTCAGAATCATAATCCAGATGAAGAAAATAAGATGAAttacaactttcatggatattgttataCTTGCAATGGATATagtcataaagctaatcaatgcaTATATAGATCTCATCTAGTAAATTCTACAAAGCAGGTCATCAATTGTTTCAAGTGCATTTAGTCCAGACATTATGCATATCAATGTGAAATGGAAATATGGAGAAATCTACTAAGAAGAGTGTGATGAAGAATGATGTGTGGGcactaaaaatggtcaacgcttgcagtgtcatactttaacatgtccatGTTACATTCTTTTAGGTTTTCACattttactaacacttcctctatgttgcacatttggtctttatcatttgtcaacatcgtgtcattcttcttctttctcttcctattCAATCCTATTTAGTTGTTTCAATTTAGGTCTTATTGTTGTCATTATCAATTGTCGTTTAATGATCACAATTGAATTTTACTATTAATTAAACATCATTTATCATTTTCAATtcattatcaatttctatcaataTTGATCGATTCATCAGCGGTCCCTATCATTATCAATTTGGTTAGTTTTTGATccttatcaatcattttgttgatCATGTTCATTATCATCATTGTTAATCATGCCAATCCTATCATGACATCACTTAACCTAATTCATTTTTCATTCTACTTCgggtttaataattttttaattatttctccCATTTATCCCTTTTCCTATCTAGGATttaataattcttcaattatttatcCCTTCATCCTAACTAATTTGTTTTAAGATTTATGAATTAGAGCATTATCCTAATTCCCTTTtgttctattttttaattaaatattatttatttagttgCCTAATTATGAGATTTGTGGGaaacattaataaataaatatttattaatgtaTCCCCCTCTTCTCCTCTTTTGTAGCTTTCCTCCTCTTCTCTAGATTCCCCTCCTCTTTCTAGCCTTCCACTTTCCTCATTTTTGAATGACAATTTCCCTCCACAATTCACTCAGGTTTTCTGGAGTTTAAACAATGATCTATGAATGATTTCTAGACATGCAACAAATCACAactttcacatagcctaattagtgGATCAATAGATAAtaattcattgcttcaattttTTAAGTGGCAAAAActaaattttatctagattaatttagTATAGtaaaattaatcatgcattcatgcaatcttcatctagattaatttaggttggtaaattaatcatgcattcatgcaaaatTCATATAAACTAATTTAGGGTGttaaattaatcttgcattcatgcaaatttcatctagattaatctagggtggtaaattggacaagtttcacatagattaatctaagaggtcaAAGAATCAcaattttgatggattaatttaaTCATGGTTATCTGAGAAACATTTGTTATAATCTTTGACATGTTTGACTATTAAAATAACACATTTGTCTTAGCATAAGATTACAATATTTTTTTGGTATATTATAGTTCTTAagtctctaacattgttggtagctttgtgacAAATACATGTCAAAGTTTAAAGTGAAAATTACTAACGTATTTggtgcaggacgcggtcaaaggaTTACATTTCAAATACTTGTTTACATTTTGTACCTTAGAGCACATTTTGATTTTTAAAGGTTAAAGAAATATTGTTTGTCATGTCTTCTCCtagatgttatgcatgttttaaccTTTAGATGGGGTACTACATTcgctgaaactagacaacatgatcatcctttcatcacaacattatcacttttgacaacaagattagaatggttgtttgacttgtttaAATTTGTCTTatcttttttattaatttatcttggatcatgttcttatgttgctcACTGATgccattgagtgatttagagtgacctgaatggctcatggtcctttataTTTTTGTCTTCTATTTACAAAGTTTTTTGTAGCATTCTGGGGaaagtatgtcttgggtgtctatgttggcaCACCCACATCGTGGTTGTTTTACATAGCTTGACCTTTAACACACTTAATGTTTTAGGGTGTTTTGACTCACTCTTTGTCTATGACATGTTTCTTTTACGCAAAGGGATTGTATTATCACCCTGACCTTCTTTTCCATGGTGCATTGCAtctattttgccatatcaaataaaggctctcacctacatttgtgcatttatGAAAGTAATTTTTTCTTCGCCACTAACTGTTCTTCGTCTAATTTCCTCTTTCTAACATTTGTTAACTATTCTTCATCTCAATTTTTCAGTCAGGCATGCACAAATTCAACTGAAGTTTCTAATGAACATCCTATAAAAACTAGCCAACCCATGGAAATATCTCACCTCAGTAGTAGTCCTTGGGGTAGGCCATTCCAGAATAGCCTTCACTTTCTCTGGGTTTATTTTAAGACCTTCTACTGAGACAACAAACCCCAAGTACACTTACTCCTTCTTCACAAAAGTACACTTCTTCAAATTAATCAACAATTTCTCCTCTCCCAACTTCTCAAAAACTCTATGAATATGTATCAAATGCTCCTCCAATGTCTTGATGAAAATCAAATATCATCgaggtacacaataaaaaacttacccagaAATTATTTTAATACCTTGTTCATGATCCATGTGAATATGCTcagtgcattggttagcccaaaaggcatgactaaccacTCATACAAGCCTTATTTGGTTTTGAAGGTGGTATTCCACTCACCCCCCTCTCTAATCTAgatctggtgatatccactcttcagaTCAATCTTTGTGAAGTTCTCCACTCCACTCAAGAAGTCCATCAGGTCATCTATCCTTGGTAgggaaaatatgtatttaattgTTATCTTGTTTATGGACCTAGAGTCCGTACACatcctccactctccattcttctttggTGCTAGTACTGTAGGTATCGCACATGGACTTGGGTGCTCTCCGATCAATCATTTTCTCAACAGCTCTTGAACCTGTCGGTTTAACTCTTCATTTTCTGCTGGATTCATTCTATGGGCTGCCTTATTTGGCAAACTGGCTCCAGGGATCAAGTCAATGTGAAGACCGAACTTCCTCACAAGTGGTGAACCCTCAGGTACATTTTCGGACACAATATCTTGAAATTCATTCAACAAACCAGAAACCTCTACAGGCACCTCTTCACTATCTTCTTTATCCACTCTCAGAATTAACACAAAACACACAGATTCATGTTTCATGCCTTCCAAAAATTTTCTTCCATCAATAAAACATATTCTGGCATTACTACATAccttttcttccacctccttcagAGGCTTCAGCTTATGGCAAACTCCATCCTTTGTTAGGGTGTAGGTATTAGCACAACCATCATGTACAACACTACTATCAAACTTCCATAGCCTCCTTAACAAcatgtgacatgcatccatgggtatgatGTCATAGAGTACCTCATCATGGTAACTTCCAATCTTTAATTTCACCAAGCACCGTTCATAGACCAAAACCTTGTGGTCATTCTGCAACCAAGCTATCAGATATGGTTACAAATGTCTTTCTCTTTTCATCTTCAACTTTGTAACCATCTCTTCAGACACCATATTATTAGCACTCCCATTGTCAATAATCACATTACAACACTTATCCTTACATTTACATCTGGTGCAAAATAAACTCTGCCTCTGATCTAGTTCTTTCACCTCATTCATTAGGGTTCTCTTGATAACTAGGGCATCCCCCCTTTCAACATCATTTGAAAGTTTAGACTAAGGTTCCTCATCTGCATGTGCGACTTGTGCATGGCCATCATTTCTTCTACCTATCCTCCCTTCACGTTGTGGACATTTGAAGGCTCAACGCCCTTCTTCTCCACACTGGAAACAAGTTCCTCTAAAACCACCTCTCCCAGACCCTTGTCCAAGCCTTCCTCTTCATCTtcctcattgttcatcattgttttGATTGCGATGGTGATAGAAATTATCACCCTGCTGATTCCGGCTGGAACTCACATCATCATTTTTCTTCtgatcttcattcttcttattcagCTTCTCTTCAACCTTTAAAGAAAATTGACATGCTTTTCAATACTGGCCATTCTGACCAAACTCAGCTCCTCTTGAATACTCGGACTTAACCCATTTAGATAATGGGTGAC
The nucleotide sequence above comes from Cryptomeria japonica chromosome 11, Sugi_1.0, whole genome shotgun sequence. Encoded proteins:
- the LOC131069465 gene encoding uncharacterized protein LOC131069465 encodes the protein MMNNEEDEEEGLDKGLGEVVLEELVSSVEKKGVEPSNVHNNDHKVLVYERCLVKLKIGSYHDEVLYDIIPMDACHMLLRRLWKFDSSVVHDGCANTYTLTKDGVCHKLKPLKEVEEKVCSNARICFIDGRKFLEGMKHESVCFVLILRVDKEDSEEVPVEVSGLLNEFQDIVSENVPEGSPLVRKFGLHIDLIPGASLPNKAAHRMNPAENEELNRQVQELLRK